Genomic DNA from Alkalihalobacterium alkalinitrilicum:
AAAACGTACACCAGCCATATTTTTGCCCTCCTCATATACCTATATGGGTATAATACTTGATCATACAAAAGTTGTCAAACAGTTAATAATCCCTTTTTATAACGTTACTCTTTCTAATTCTCCTGATTCAACATGAAATATACAGCCAATGATGTCAACACCCTTGGTTGATAAAGTGAAACTTCCACATCGCCATAACTTGAGGAATTAACATAATCGCAACAATTAACCATGTCCGATCGTTTATACTTTGGTAGCATTCTAAATTATTTTTTAAAATACTCATGGGTTATCTCCTTTTGCTACTAATACTATGTAAAAAGGGTGCTCTTAACAGCACCCTTTACTATTAAGGTTTAACCAGATAAAATGAATTTACTTCTTAACGAACGGCACAACGATTTGGTCCTATTTCCATCTCTCTTTGTTTTTCTGCATCTGGTGTTATTTTACCCATATTTGTTTCGCGAATTTCTTGATATGCATTTGGTTGTGGTGGAAGATTTTCTGTAACCATTTTTCTAAATTCATCCTCTGCCTGAACATTTAAGCCATGATTTTTTTGATAAAGAGTACCAAGTGAATCTGAGATGCTTCCATCATCATTCATTTCGTTGATTCCCATATAATGAGCAGGTAATACAATTAAATGATCTGCTAACCCCTTATACCTTTTATAAAGGGTTTCTCGTAAATCTCCAACCCAGTCCTCTGCTTTACCAGCCAAATCTGGTCGACCAATGGAATCAATAAATAAAATATCCCCAGTTAAAAGGTACATATCATCAACAATCAATGAGGTACTTCCGATTGTATGACCTGGTGAATATACGGCTTTTATCATAGTATTACCAACTGTTATTTCATTTCCGTCTTCTAAAGGTGTGTAATTGAATTCGACTTCTTCTGCATCTTTAGGTGGTAAATGATACGTTGCTCCATATTTTTCGGATAATGTTCTTGCACCTGAAATATGGTCAGCGTGCAGATGGGTATCAATAACATGCTGTAACTTTAAGTTATGTTCATTCATGAATTGTTCAAAAGGCTCCACAATACGAACGGTATCAATAATTGCAGCTTCACCGTTTGACTCAATGATATAAGATAAACACCCTTTACCAATGCGAATGAATTGATAAATAGCACCACCTGTAATAATGCATGAAGTGAGCATTTAGAACCGATAAAAATATCTATTCTTCTTAAGCGTGCTGCAGCTGTTGCTCCTCCAGCGACTCCACCGACAATAACTATTTATTTACTCATCATATTAGCCTTCATTGGTCCCTTAATTACCACTTAAGGTATATACCCTATAATGTATATTACACTATGATTTCTTTATAGAATGTGACAAAAATCACACATTTTATTTACTCAACTTTCGCACCAATAAAAGTTCATTAAGCTCAACCAACAGTAGTTGCTGACGTCATTGAAATACTTTCATTGACACGAAAAATTTGCATAAAAAAACACCCATCCGTTTGGTATAGTTGATTTGTCGAGAATCAAACATTCCATACAGAAGAGGTGTCCTCTATATGATAGCGAATAATGACCAAACTAAGCAACTACCAAATGAATTAAAATCTACCTTTAAAGAACTAAAAGTGTTAAAACATCTTAGAAAAGCTGGAATTACCAAGTCTTTTGGCTTTACCTGTGCTTATTTATTTCAGCTCATTTTCTGTTTGATCTTTGAAAACAAAAACTGGTTTCGAACACTCGAAAGTAGGAAATCTACGGATATTCCAGCTAAAGACGCGGTCTATCGTTTCTTAAACCATTCCACTTATTCATGGAGAAGGTTTCTACTCTTATTAAGCACACACTCGATTGAAAAAGTAAGTAACCTTACGAATCATGAGCGTATCAAAGTGCTGATTGTTGACGATTCTTCTTATGATAAAAATCGAAGTAAATCAGTTGAACTTCTTGCGCGTTGTTTTGACCACGCTTCTCAAAAAATGCGCTTTTACAAAGGCTTTCGTATGCTTACATTGGGTTGGTCTGACGGTACAACGTTTATGCCTGTAGACTTTTCCTTATTGAGCTCTAAAAACAGTGTCATCAATGGAATATCAGATAAAATTGATAAACGCAGTTCTGGTTATAAGCGACGTGTCGAAGCATTACAATCTTCACCTGAACAAATTCCATCGATGGTTCAGCGTGCCATGAACTCGGGAATTGAAGCCTCTTATGTGCTGATGAATACTTGGTTTACACATCAGCCGCTTATTAAAGAGATCAAGGATCAAGGTCTTGATGTCATTGGCATGGTGAAAAACTTAAAGCAACGTTATCTTATCCAAGGAAAGAAGTTCGGTCTAAAAGAACTGTATCACTTAGCCACTCCTATCCAGGGTAAGAAGGGAATTCTTCGTTCGATTCATACCACACAAGCGAATGGGATTCCTGTCAAAATTGTCTTTGTCCGCAATCGTAATAAAAAGAGCAAATGGTTGGCAATTTTAAGTACAGATTGTTGTTTAAGTGAACAAGAAATCATTCGTATCTATGGAATTCGCTGGGACATTGAAGTCTTTTTTAAAACAACAAAGTCATTATTAAAGCTACAAAAGGAGTTTCAAGGTCGTTCTTATGACTCCTTGATTTGTCATACCACGATTGTGTTTACTAGATACATTGTACTCTCTTGGCAGAACCGTTGTAGCACAGACCAAAGAACATTAGGCGGTCTATTCTATGAATTATGTGATGAAATCAGTGATCTTGATTGGGCTGTTGCACTTGGGCAGCTAATCGAGCTTCTTCAAGATATTCTAAAAGAAAGTAACAAAAAGATTCAAAAATTAATTCAATGTCAACTACAACACTGGATTGCAGGCTTACCTAACTACATCAAGGTCTACCTGCCTATTTCAGTGTGCGAAAGTTGAGTTATTTATTAATGTCGACTAGAAAAAAAGTAGTGCACATCAATGTTATCGTGTGCACTACTAGATAAAATTCTTTTATTTGTTATTCATATATTAAAGCATCTTTTCTATATACCTTTCTGCCAAATCATTATTGATGACTTCTGAATTCAAGAATTCCAAACGGGCAAATCGTAATTCTTTATATAAACGTTCGAAAGGCAAATCCTTTGTATAACCTGCTCCCCCATGGAGTTGTAAAACATCATCTATTATTTTAAAAGCGACATCTGTCGCATACCTTTTTGCCATTTTAGCAAAATATGGGCCATTCTCATGATTATTCGTTACATGTTTCGCTGACTCTTTTACTAATAAGCTTCCTGCTTCTATTTCAGTAATAGATGTTGCTATCATCGTACGCACTGCAGGGAATCGTGTTAATGGTTGTCCCCTAGTTATTCTCATTTGGCCATAGTCGATTGCTTGATTTAATGCGAATTTAGCAATACCTAAACAACGACTAGCCAATAATACCTGAGATTCTGTTATCCAAGACTGAAGAAGACGATCACCCTCACCGACTTCGCCAATGATACGATCTTGCTCTAACATTAAATGATTAAATGTTATATCTGTTAGTGTTCTAACATCTTTCAGTTTGTTTTTTTCTTTTTTAGTAATATCTTCGTTATTGATAATAAATAAGGTTGGTTTTTTTTTCCATTCTTAATAACATGTACTAAAACGATACCAAAATAAGCTTGTTCTATGTTAGCTACATACTTTTTTTCCCCATTGAGCAACCAGCCATTATTCGATCGTGTAGCATGTGCTTCTAGTTGCTCGAGATCACTTCCTTCATGTTTTTCCCACATTGCAACATAACATCCTCGCCCTGATTCGATAGATGGTACAACATATTTGTCTATTTGTTCTTGTGTACAATGATCTAAAAAACTAGGAAGGTCACTGCCGAAGGCGCCGCAACCAGGGTCGAAAAGTCCGCGATGATGTTGAGAGGCTACAATATTTAAAAGGACCTGATCATAGATGGATAATTCTGATCCGCCCCATTCATTTTTCCCGTTTAAGAACCATAGACCCATCTCTTTTGTTTTTTTCTGTAATTGCATAACCACCTCTTCTGGCAGTTTCTCCAAGCTAGGCATGACCTTTTGTTCTTCAGGTATTACATATTTATGAAGAAAAGAAGCAATATTTTTTTGTAATAATTGTGAATCTTCTTCAACTAACATTTTTTTCATTTCTAGTCCCCCTCAAAATGTACATCTGGTCATTCCTTTTAAGAAAGAATCAGTGAATGGTCTTTTTTATAATCTTTAATAGCCTGTTTCGCAATAACCATTTGGTGGATTTCATCAGGTCCGTCATAAATTCTTGCTGCACGTGCTTCACGATACAATGCTTCTAGAGGTGTATCTTTGGTTAAACCGTACAAGCCAAGCACTTGAATCGCCCGATCTACAACGTGATTTACCATATGCGCTCCATATAATTTAATGAGCGACACTTCTTGTCTAGCTTCATCACCTTGATCCATTTTCCAAGCAGCTTGTAAAGTTAAAAGTCGAGCAGCTTGAATTTCTGTTACAGAATCAGCAATGAAATTTTGAATGGTTTGATCTTCACTCAATGATTTCCCGTTTTTCTCAGTCTTCGTAACATAATCAATTAATATCTCTAGACTGCGTTCGGCCACACCCAACCAGCGCATCGCATGAGTAATTCTACCAGGACCAAGACGTAATTGAGCTAATTTAAAGCCATCACCACGATTACCTAACATGTTTTCTTTTGGGATTCTACAATTTGTAAAAAGAACTTCACAGTGTCCACCAACCATATGTTCACCCATAACATCAACTTCCCTAACAATTTCACAACCAGGTGTATCAGCATCAACAAGGAATAAACTCATTCTTTTATGAGGGGGGGCTTCAGAATCTGTTACAACCATTACGATAGAAAATGCTGCACCCACAGCCCCTGTTGAAAACCATTTATATGCATTAATCACCCATTCTTCTCCATCTAAATGAGCTATCCCTCGAAGCATACGCGGGTCTGAACCTGAAACTTCTGGCTCCGTCATAGCAAAGTAAGATCGAATTTCTCCATTTACAAGTGGTTTAAAATATTTTACTTTCTGTTCTGGTGTCGCGGCATGCCATAATATTTCTGAATTCCCTGAGTCTGGTGCCATTGATCCAAAAATGTACGGTGCAATGGGGCTTCTACCAATGACTTCAGAAAGTAGACCCAAGGATACAAAACCCATACCAGTTCCACCTGCTTCTTTCGGAAGATGAGCTGCCCACATTCCTAAACTTTTTACTTTTTCTTGTAATGGTTTTAATAAGTCATCAGGTAATCCCCGGTGAGATATCATATACTTTTCATTTACATAAACATATTCATCCATAAACTCTGTTGCTTTTTTTAGTAAGTCTTTTTGCTCTTTCGATGGATTAAAATGATACAATTTGATTCACTCCCTCAAAATTAATGAATAACAACAAAGAAACAGCCTTCTTTTTTTCCATAAGTCCCCCTATCTTAATTTAACTAAAATTTTATAAAAATTCTGTGATTTTAATCATAATTCAATAAGTTGATACAATTGCATGTAGTTTCGCTCACGATTCGGAAAAAACAGTTGCTTTTAGAATATTTCATTTTTCATAGTAGAAAATAATGCTGTATAAGTTGAGAAAAAACAACAATTTTCAGGAGTTTTAGTATGGCGGAGCATATTGAAGTAATCATTCGGTCGATTATGGCATTTACCATTTTATTAATAGGTGCGCGTTTATTAGGTAAACAACTCATTTCACAGATGAATACAATGGATTTTATTGCAGCAATTTCGTTAGGTTCAATCACTGCGAATTTAGCTTTTAATACAACGATTGCCATTCATCATTTTCTGCTTGCCTTTTTCATATTTATTTTTGTTAGCCTCGTAACAGCTTTTATCTCTATGAAAAATAGAAAG
This window encodes:
- a CDS encoding transposase, whose amino-acid sequence is MIANNDQTKQLPNELKSTFKELKVLKHLRKAGITKSFGFTCAYLFQLIFCLIFENKNWFRTLESRKSTDIPAKDAVYRFLNHSTYSWRRFLLLLSTHSIEKVSNLTNHERIKVLIVDDSSYDKNRSKSVELLARCFDHASQKMRFYKGFRMLTLGWSDGTTFMPVDFSLLSSKNSVINGISDKIDKRSSGYKRRVEALQSSPEQIPSMVQRAMNSGIEASYVLMNTWFTHQPLIKEIKDQGLDVIGMVKNLKQRYLIQGKKFGLKELYHLATPIQGKKGILRSIHTTQANGIPVKIVFVRNRNKKSKWLAILSTDCCLSEQEIIRIYGIRWDIEVFFKTTKSLLKLQKEFQGRSYDSLICHTTIVFTRYIVLSWQNRCSTDQRTLGGLFYELCDEISDLDWAVALGQLIELLQDILKESNKKIQKLIQCQLQHWIAGLPNYIKVYLPISVCES
- a CDS encoding acyl-CoA dehydrogenase family protein; this translates as MLEQDRIIGEVGEGDRLLQSWITESQVLLASRCLGIAKFALNQAIDYGQMRITRGQPLTRFPAVRTMIATSITEIEAGSLLVKESAKHVTNNHENGPYFAKMAKRYATDVAFKIIDDVLQLHGGAGYTKDLPFERLYKELRFARLEFLNSEVINNDLAERYIEKML
- a CDS encoding acyl-CoA dehydrogenase family protein; this translates as MKKMLVEEDSQLLQKNIASFLHKYVIPEEQKVMPSLEKLPEEVVMQLQKKTKEMGLWFLNGKNEWGGSELSIYDQVLLNIVASQHHRGLFDPGCGAFGSDLPSFLDHCTQEQIDKYVVPSIESGRGCYVAMWEKHEGSDLEQLEAHATRSNNGWLLNGEKKYVANIEQAYFGIVLVHVIKNGKKNQPYLLSITKILLKKKKTN
- a CDS encoding acyl-CoA dehydrogenase family protein; the protein is MYHFNPSKEQKDLLKKATEFMDEYVYVNEKYMISHRGLPDDLLKPLQEKVKSLGMWAAHLPKEAGGTGMGFVSLGLLSEVIGRSPIAPYIFGSMAPDSGNSEILWHAATPEQKVKYFKPLVNGEIRSYFAMTEPEVSGSDPRMLRGIAHLDGEEWVINAYKWFSTGAVGAAFSIVMVVTDSEAPPHKRMSLFLVDADTPGCEIVREVDVMGEHMVGGHCEVLFTNCRIPKENMLGNRGDGFKLAQLRLGPGRITHAMRWLGVAERSLEILIDYVTKTEKNGKSLSEDQTIQNFIADSVTEIQAARLLTLQAAWKMDQGDEARQEVSLIKLYGAHMVNHVVDRAIQVLGLYGLTKDTPLEALYREARAARIYDGPDEIHQMVIAKQAIKDYKKDHSLILS